In Candidatus Neomarinimicrobiota bacterium, a genomic segment contains:
- a CDS encoding ATP-binding cassette domain-containing protein has translation MIPAIQIKNLHKSYEDTIALRGINLTIRPGEFYGLLGPNGAGKTTTIGLITGLVRMEKGSISVFGKDIIRDYRFTRSKIGLSPQEFTS, from the coding sequence ATGATTCCGGCTATCCAAATTAAGAACCTCCATAAGTCATACGAAGATACCATCGCCCTGCGGGGCATAAATCTCACCATCCGCCCAGGCGAGTTCTACGGTCTGCTCGGTCCCAACGGTGCCGGAAAAACAACTACAATCGGCCTCATTACAGGACTCGTGCGGATGGAAAAAGGATCCATTTCTGTATTTGGAAAAGATATCATCCGGGATTACCGCTTCACCCGTTCTAAGATTGGATTATCACCACAAGAATTCACTTCA